A single region of the Fusarium fujikuroi IMI 58289 draft genome, chromosome FFUJ_chr05 genome encodes:
- a CDS encoding related to MUC1 Extracellular alpha-1,4-glucan glucosidase has translation MAPPVKSADARRKSSTKASLIVTRKVSPDKLRALLAPDSIKEESPSKDMKANADSPTDAVSASGSQPPASNTNGDNASDSNAATPVPEATPGDGTPAPSAMGPPTDGPKKKGVKRSAAGANGTIDGVPKPRGKPGPKKKPRLEDGTIDHSGSKPAGGHKLGPKANQGAINAGLRALDRSGKPCRRWAKGGFQLKSFTGVAWEIPRWVAPQKKAPESSAEDSTAASAEGSSKENKENGHESNSASNSNTANDVEMQSAPSNHASSPAPLAIAAAS, from the exons ATGGCTCCTCCAGTCAAGTCCGCCGACGCGCGACGCAAGTCCAGCACCAAGGCCAGCTTGATTGTCACTCGCAAGGTGTCGCCCGACAAGTTGCGTGCTCTGCTCGCGCCCGACTCTATCAAGGAAGAATCTCCCTCCAAGGACATGAAAGCCAACGCCGACTCACCTACCGATGCCGTGTCCGCTTCTGGCTCGCAACCACCAGCCAGCAACACGAATGGCGACAATGCCTCGGACTCCAACGCCGCTACTCCTGTTCCTGAGGCAACTCCCGGTGACGGGACACCAGCCCCTTCGGCTATGGGACCGCCTACCGATGgaccgaagaagaagggcgtCAAGCGATCTGCCGCTGGCGCCAACGGTACAATAGATGGTGTCCCCAAGCCTCGAGGAAAGCCTGgccccaagaagaagccccGTCT GGAGGACGGAACGATCGATCACTCAGGTTCCAAGCCAGCCGGAGGTCACAAGCTGGGGCCCAAAGCGAATCAAGGGGCTATCAACGCCGGACTTCGCGCTCTCGATCGCTCAGGCAAACCCTGTCGCCGATGGGCCAAGGGTGGATTCCAACTCAAGAGCTTCACCGGTGTGGCATGGGAGATTCCTCGCTGGGTGGCACCTCAAAAGAAGGCCCCCGAATCCAGCGCCGAGGATTCTACTGCTGCATCAGCCGAGGGCAGCAGTAAGGAGAACAAAGAGAACGGCCACGAGAGCAACAGTGCTAGCAATAGCAATACTGCCAACGACGTGGAGATGCAAAGTGCGCCAAGCAACCACGCCTCGTCGCCGGCACCTCTTGCTATCGCCGCTGCTTCATAA
- a CDS encoding related to mitochondrial outer membrane protein (Sam35) yields the protein MTYAVDSPQSSRWFVVPGPIRNLFNHFPLHVYSPEGLPARSPTSVRQRPALYVFVADEDALTGKPSYNPSCLKWQTVLRIAGIDFDIVPSNNHASPSGALPFLLPPASQVSKPLTGEKIHKYVREHAVHELSSITSPRLEAYQALLTQNIRPAWLYVLYLLPANAPLLKSLYLPSSMLLRAPLQQTLHAAATSEILKTTRRATISPSQLLVDATTALRALSSLLGEDKWFFGANGPGLFDADVFAYTYLIDENALAWQDKSLSQCLGGLDNLKRHKERLYKKCWGVDTL from the exons ATGACATATGCCGTCGACTCTCCGCAGTCGAGTCGCTGGTTTGTCGTCCCGGGACCCATTCGAAACCTGTTCAACCACTTCCCCCTTCACGTATACAGCCCCGAAGGCCTCCCCGCAAGGTCCCCCACCAGCGTACGCCAACGACCGGCCCTATATGTTTTTGTGGCAGATGAGGATGCTTTGACAGGGAAGCCGAGCTATAATCCTTCATGTCTGAAGTGGCAG ACGGTGTTGAGAATCGCTGGTATTGACTTCGATATCGTACCTTCGAATAACCACGCTTCGCCCTCAGGCGCACTGCCCTTTCTCCTACCACCGGCCTCGCAAGTTTCGAAACCCCTTACTGGCGAGAAGATTCACAAATACGTGCGCGAGCACGCTGTCCATGAGCTATCAAGCATCACATCACCCCGCCTTGAAGCCTACCAAGCTCTCCTGACACAAAATATCCGACCAGCTTGG CTATATGTTCTCTACCTCCTACCCGCCAATGCCCCTCTCCTTAAAAGTCTCTACCTTCCTTCCTCTATGCTCCTTCGTGCGCCTCTCCAACAGACACTCCACGCCGCGGCCACTTCCGAAATACTCAAGACAACACGACGCGCGACGATCTCGCCGTCACAACTTCTAGTTGACGCCACAACTGCCCTTCGAGCACTATCATCCCTACTAGGAGAGGATAAATGGTTCTTTGGTGCTAATGGGCCAGGCTTGTTTGATGCAGACGTGTTTGCATACACCTATCTGATAGATGAAAACGCTCTTGCTTGGCAGGACAAGTCATTGAGTCAGTGCTTGGGAGGACTGGATAATTTGAAGAGGCACAAGGAACGGCTATACAAAAAGTGCTGGGGGGTGGACACATTGTGA
- a CDS encoding related to cell division control protein 14 encodes MESLLSLAFDNLSSYDGPKVRKGLRQVEGLLAQICLSKANSRNDRAHRNRDADDDGSEGSTPSQKDLSQLSRDPAFREFFKLQEGFEWNVAMRLISTLDRLMAKGGDGGNDLLILSALDLIQGVLLLHPPSKSLFSREQNMNLLLDLLEPFNCPAIQSATLLTLVTALIETPINTRTFESLDGLLTVTSLFKSRSTAREVKLKLVEFLYFYLMPEIPSIPRADQRDSVPAMLQRSPSKLAGAFNADSRRKRSGSDPEGDIYLTTEEKQELLSQHLSSVEDLVKDLQNCAPFGGVVC; translated from the exons ATGGAGTCTCTTCTGTCTCTCGCCTTCGACAACCTTTCCTCGTATGACGGTCCAAAAGTCCGTAAGGGCCTTCGCCAGGTCGAAGGCCTTCTAGCTCAGATCTGTCTCTCTAAAGCAAACTCTCGAAACGACCGTGCACATCGAAACCGGGATGCCGACGATGATGGGAGTGAAGGATCAACACCTTCTCAAAAGGATCTTTCCCAGCTTTCCCGCGACCCGGCATTTCGAGAGTTTTTCAAGCTGCAAGAGGGATTCGAATGGAACGTTGCGATGCGCCTTATCAGCACTCTCGATCGACTTATGGCTAagggtggtgatggtggaaACGACCTGTTGATTCTGAGTGCCCTTGACCTCATACAAGGAGTCTTGTTGCTACATCCTCCCAGCAAGTCTCTCTTTTCCCGAGAACAGAATATGAAC ctcctccttgaccttctcgagcCTTTCAACTGCCCTGCGATCCAATCTGCGACTCTCCTCACACTCGTCACTGCTCTTATCGAGACCCCAATTAATACCCGTACCTttgagagccttgacggTCTTCTCACTGTCACCTCTCTTTTCAAGTCGCGATCCACCGCCCGTGAGGTCAAGCTGAAGCTCGTTGAGTTCCTCTACTTCTACCTCATGCCTGAGATTCCTTCGATTCCCCGAGCCGATCAGCGCGATAGTGTCCCCGCTATGCTTCAACGAAGTCCTAGTAAACTCGCAGGTGCCTTCAATGCTGACTCACGTCGCAAGCGTTCCGGCTCTGATCCTGAAGGTGACATCTATCTCACCACggaggagaagcaggagcTGCTTAGCCAGCATCTGAGCAGCGTAGAGGATCTTGTCAAAGATCTCCAAAACTGCGCACCTTTCGGCGGCGTCGTCTGCTAA
- a CDS encoding related to 2-haloalkanoic acid dehalogenase: protein MGRIVIAFDLYGTILSTGSIAVELAELYGQDKAQSIAALARRYQLESTWRVTSMGTYRTFSDLTRWSFRQATKEIGVELTPEQEERIMDAYNGLDTFPDVDRALLKLAEHASIDPYIFSNGTKAMMTSSLDTCPTLSRVSNIFPHEKVVSIDPLRVFKPHPRTYEFMAETAGMKSQLDRVWLVSSNPFDVTGAVAFGFKSAWIDREGKGWADTLGCSLGLQPTVIASGVDEAVQVILRQPEEFK, encoded by the exons ATGGGACGGATAGTAATTGCATTCGACCTCTACGGTACTATTCTCTCCACCGGATCCATAGCAGTAGAGTTGGCAGAATTATACGGGCAAGATAAAGCTCAGTCAATTGCCGCTCTAGCAAGGCGATATCAGCTTGAATCAACATGGCGCGTGACCAGCATGG GCACTTATCGCACATTTAGTGACTTGACGAGATGGTCATTTCGGCAAGCTACGAAAGAGATTGGTGTCGAGCTCACTCCTGAGCAGGAAGAGCGTATCATGGATGCATATAACGGCCTGGACACATTCCCAGATGTGGATAGGGCGCTTTTGAAACTGGCAGAACATGCATCTATCGATCCCTACATCTTCTCAAACGGAACCAAGGCCATGATGACATCGTCACTCGATACATGCCCAACTTTGTCAAGAGTGAGCAACATATTTCCCCACGAGAAAGTCGTCAGTATCGATCCTCTCAGGGTGTTCAAGCCGCATCCTCGTACGTATGAGTTTATGGCTGAGACAGCGGGGATGAAGTCTCAGCTTGATAGGGTTTGGCTGGTAAGCTCGAACCCATTCGATGTCACTGGTGCTGTAGCTTTTGGATTCAAGAGTGCATGGATCGACCGTGAAGGAAAAGGCTGGGCTGATACACTGGGGTGTTCACTGGGGCTCCAGCCGACTGTGATCGCGTCTGGTGTGGATGAAGCTGTGCAGGTAATCTTGCGTCAGCCTGAGGAGTTTAAGTAG
- a CDS encoding RANBPM-like protein: MASPLHQASRSSARPEPASPSTHHAHFSPPHNSAIANTPNFYTHPARTSIFSASDELNLLGSEATNTIMETVGIETNARRTGLPSFSRAFNMLVESGAVDNNSKNEDETFFIPSYLESSTYVQKLQEAHQAKVQSRRDSTPANGLSQHSATFNQHPLPPGSHRGMSHTVIERPPAFEEEDDLAPLPTKWNKDDQWGGIEIQADGCTVKYIGSKNQHDQDHMACAVRADHYMPPQCGIYYFEVQIATAKRDDATIGIGFATKNVNLSRPIGWEPEAWGYHGDDGRCFAGSNIGKHYGPGYNAYDVIGCGVNFRENTAFFTKNGVKLITAFNDVNRGRLYPAISLKKPGESIRVNFGQTPFVYNIDDMMREERDRVQKDIQATDTSSLVPNLSETDVIQALVLQFLQHDGYVGTARAFAEDMKKQKEALSLDPGVKVDGVSIRDDEDANNRQRIRRAILEGDIDRALKYTNAYYPHVLKDNEQVYFRLQCRKFIELVRKAAQLNMRNETKGNGHVNNPTPQTMDLDLNGSENTSRDADGGENNTVIAELERNMLEYGRTLQEQYVNDPRVEVSKALNEIWALLAYENPLKVPQVSHLLDRNGRVTVAEELNSAILLSLGKSSRAALEKVYAQTSVLLEDLRQDGGEGAFASVNDVLKGIPQPPQH; the protein is encoded by the exons ATGGCAAGTCCCCttcaccaagcttctcgcTCGTCTGCTCGTCCCGAACCAGCTTCGCCATCCACTCACCACGCTCATTTCTCTCCTCCGCATAACTCAGCTATCGCCAATACTCCCAACTTTTATACACATCCTGCCCGTACTTCGATATTCAGTGCATCCGACGAGCTCAACCTTCTGGGCTCCGAAGCGACGAATACCATCATGGAAACTGTTGGGATTGAGACGAACGCTCGGAGAACTGGTCTTCCGTCCTTCTCACGAGCCTTTAACATGCTTGTGGAATCTGGGGCAGTTGATAATAATTCCAAGAACGAGGACGAGACTTTCTTTATTCCATCTTATCTCGAGAGCTCGACATACGTCCAGAAACTCCAAGAGGCACACCAAGCTAAAGTTCAGTCCCGCCGCGATTCGACTCCAGCGAATGGTTTATCCCAGCACTCCGCTACGTTCAATCAGCATCCTTTGCCCCCCGGTTCGCATCGAGGCATGTCGCACACTGTTATAGAGCGCCCTCCGGcctttgaggaggaggatgacctTGCACCTTTGCCAACAAAATGGAACAAGGATGATCAGTGGGGAGGCATTGAGATCCAGGCTGACGGCTGTACTGTGAAGTACATCGGATCTAAAAACCAACACGACCAAGACCACATGGCTTGTGCGGTCCGCGCCGACCACTACATGCCCCCCCAGTGCGGAATTTATTACTTCGAGGTGCAAATAGCAACAGCTAAACGCGACGATGCGACTATAGGTATTGGTTTTGCAACCAAGAACGTCAATCTGTCACGGCCTATTGGCTGGGAGCCCGAGGCCTGGGGCTATCACGGCGACGACGGGCGATGTTTTGCAGGATCAAATATAGGAAAACACTACGGCCCTGGATACAACGCATATGACGTGATTGGTTGTGGTGTGAATTTCAGGGAGAACACCGCCTTCTTCACCAAAAATGGAGTTAAGCTAA TCACGGCATTCAACGATGTTAACAGAGGTAGGCTATACCCAGCGATTAGCCTCAAGAAGCCCGGCGAGTCCATCCGAGTCAATTTTGGACAAACCCCTTTTGTTTATAACATCGACGACATGATGCGG GAAGAGCGCGACAGAGTCCAGAAAGATATTCAAGCTACAGACACGTCAAGTCTCGTCCCAAACTTGAGCGAAACCGATGTAATCCAGGCACTTGTTCTCCAGTTCCTCCAACATGATGGCTACGTTGGTACAGCTCGGGCTTTTGCAGAAGacatgaagaagcaaaaagaagctCTAAGCCTTGACCCCGGAGTCAAAGTCGACGGTGTTAGCATTAGGGATGACGAAGACGCAAATAATCGCCAAC GGATCCGGCGTGCAATCCTCGAAGGGGATATTGACAGGGCGCTCAAGTATACCAATGCATACTATCCCCACGTTTTAAAGGATAACGAACAAGTCTATTTCAGATTGCAATGTCGCAAGTTTATCGAGTTGGTGCGAAAGGCGGCCCAGCTCAACATGCGCAATGAGACCAAGGGTAACGGGCATGTTAACAACCCCACACCTCAGACAATGGATCTGGATCTTAACGGCAGCGAAAATACTTCGAGGGATGCCGATGGTGGTGAGAATAATACAGTGATTGCAGAGCTTGAGCGCAACATGCTGGAATACGGACGGACACTCCAGGAACAATACGTCAATGACCCACGGGTAGAGGTCAGTAAGGCACTTAATGAGATTTGGGCATTGTTGGCATATGAAAACCCGCTCAAGGTGCCTCAAGTCAGCCACCTCTTGGATAGGAATGGTAGAGTTACTGTTGCGGAGGAACTAAACTCGGCCATTTTAC TATCCCTCGGCAAATCGTCTCGAGCAGCACTAGAGAAAGTTTATGCTCAGACCAGCGTGCTTCTTGAAGACCTTCGCCAAGACGGTGGCGAGGGAGCATTTGCTTCAGTAAACGATGTCTTGAAGGGAATCCCACAACCTCCGCAACACTGA
- a CDS encoding related to mfs-multidrug-resistance transporter, giving the protein MAPIHRIFSSANNKPYRTKQLEEENPPYLNEDGYVDFAPGDIQNPQNWSTVRRWSVTFSAVLLVLNATFASTSPSGCFPSISEHFHVSELVAGLTITLFLLGYCAGPLIFAPLSELYGRRWIFYITFTLYLIFNFLNAPGVLADLWTPIERGNAMAGFSAMVWVGPALGPVIAGFLELKKDWRWSFYVLLWLGGATALVMLTIPETHAPTILLKKARRIRKAKIPGYENVKARSEEGDRTLKTVYRIALTRPWIILFDTISFLCAVYMSVVYTLLYMLFSIYPIVFQQRRGWNPGVGELPLIGTVIGAFIGGGIVLIDTRIRKKKIENGDKQMEPEDRLPLAMIGGVGFAVTMFWFAWTAEYNSIHWIVPTLAGTFLATSLMLIFVAFLTYLVDVYLMYAASAIAANTIARSACGAAAPLFTTQMFDTLGVGGGGSLIGGVATVLAVIPFLFYRYGKQIRIRSKFAPTKEKSEAREKDEEQADNNATARRNSVLSHPDRASSSDTTVAAA; this is encoded by the exons ATGGCCCCTATACATCGAATATTCTCATCGGCGAATAACAAGCCCTATCGAACCAAGCaactggaagaagaaaacccaCCGTACTTAAACGAGGATGGCTACGTCGACTTTGCACCAGGCGACATTCAAAACCCACAGAATTGGTCTACTGTTCGGCGCTGGTCCGTCACGTTCTCAGCTGTGTTGCTCGTACTGAATGCTACTTTTGCATCGACCTCGCCTAGTGGATGCTTCCCGTCTATCTCAGAACACTTCCATGTATCCGAGTTGGTAGCAGGCTTGACCATTACCCTGTTTCTACTGGGTTACTGTGCTGGACCGCTCATCTTCGCACCACTAAGTGAGCTCTacggaagaagatggatcttCTATATCACCTTTACGCTATATCTGATCTTTAACTTTCT CAATGCACCTGGCGTACTCGCGGATCTGTGGACCCCGATCGAGCGCGGAAATGCCATGGCAGGATTTTCTGCCATGGTATGGGTTGGGCCAGCATTAGGGCCTGTTATTGCCGGGTTCCTCGAACTGAAGAAGGACTGGCGTTGGAGTTTCTATGTCCTTCTCTGGCTTGGTGGTGCAACAGCTCTCGTCATGTTGACTATTCCCGAGACACATGCTCCCACAATTCTCCTTAAGAAGGCTCGAAGAATACGAAAGGCAAAGATTCCTGGTTATGAGAATGTCAAAGCTCGTTCTGAAGAGGGTGATCGTACACTGAAAACCGTGTACCGTATCGCCTTGACCAGACCGTGGATTATCCTCTTTGACACCATATCCTTTCTCTGCGCAGTATACATGTCAGTAGTCTACACGCTGTTATACATGCTTTTTAGCATCTATCCAATCGTGTTTCAGCAACGACGTGGCTGGAATCCCGGTGTTGGAGAGCTGCCCTTGATTGGGACTGTTATTG GTGCGTTCATCGGTGGTGGCATAGTTTTGATCGATACGCGAAttagaaagaagaagattgagaaTGGGGACAAACAGATGGAGCCTGAAGACAGACTGCCATTGGCAATGATAGGAGGTGTTGGATTTGCCGTGACCATGTTCTGGTTTGCATGGACGGCTGAGTATAA CTCTATCCATTGGATCGTACCGACGCTGGCGGGAACTTTCCTAGCTACATCTCTGATGTTGATCTTTGTGGCTTTCCTGACGTATCTCGTTGATGTTTATCTCATGTACGCGGCATCTGCTATTGCAGCAAATACCATTGCTCGATCAGCATGCGGCGCTGCTGCCCCCTTGTTCACAACCCAAATGTTCGATACATTAggagttggtggtggtggaagtCTAATCGGAGGAGTTGCTACAGTCCTAGCCGTTATCCCGTTTCTGTTCTACCGATACGGGAAGCAGATTAGAATCAGAAGCAAGTTTGCGCCGACAAAAGAGAAGAGCGAAGCTagggagaaggatgaggaaCAGGCCGACAACAATGCCACTGCTCGAAGGAACAGTGTTTTATCTCATCCAGACAGGGCGAGTAGCTCGGATACCACAGTGGCCGCCGCATGA